GAAGAGAGAATGACACAGGATGAGATTGTCCTGTGGTTTTTGTTATATAACTCTGGTTCTTTGAATTCAAATTAGGGCAGTCTagtgataaaaaataaatcgtATTAATTACGAGCTTTGGATTAATTGattaaaattatatatcaatATTTGAAgtgaaaagcatttttttaaatatatcgaTTCAAATAGATTTTGATAGATCAGTGAATCAGTGATAGACATTATAGACTTTGAAAAACATTTGTTCTATTACATACTGGTTCCTCACAGTATCATTGGGATGGTCTGACCTCTGAGTTCACTGCTAAGTGCTTTGTGCTGAGGTGGAATTTCAGGCTTGAAGTACTCTGATGGTACGAAAATTACTTGCACTGAACAGTGCTCCTATCTAAAGTTCCAATTGGGCGTTTTTAAATTGACTGGGCTAAGTAACATTTCTCCATCTGCTTCCATATTTACAATGCTACCATGGATGGTTGCATCCGAATTGTTCTATGCACAGGAAGGTGTCAAGAGGCATCACAGAGCTGGAGAGGTAAGGAGccagagtagaatcactccagGCATTCACAGGGtttcaaccagcaaccttccagttgtTGGCACAGgtccctagcctcagagtcaCCACTCTACCCATCTTAGATTCTAATTAATCTATGTTCTTTTTTTGCCATGTTATTTTTCTATAATTAATTGATTGAAGTTAACAAGTTATTTTGACAAACTCAATTCAAATGAAGAGTCATTTTCCATTTGCATAAGTACTTCAGAATCCCATCTAGCTCTTCTTTAATACATACATGAATATACAGGTAAAAGTGCAGTTTTGGTTCCGGTACTGGGTCAGCTGTTTGTTCTGCACCCCTGGACCATTTTCAGGTTTAgtgacttgctcaagggctcaagGGTAAAGCAACTGTTCTGCtgatcatgggatttgaaccagcaaccttatgATGACAGTCACAGAGGCCTAACCtgcagtcacacattaacagtgcTAATGCATCTGCATCTGCAACAACTTAGTATAACCTACTGCATTCTGACTACTTAATCTAATCTGTGCTACATCTTTATGAAAACTGCAATGACTTGGACTAACCTGCAGAACCTGTGCTTGAGGTGCACAGTAATGACAGCCGATACCATGATGACCAGGCCCACAGAGAACACCAGCATCTTCAGCAAACAGGGTGAGAGGCCACTAGGGGGTAGCAGAGCGGAGTTTTGGCCACCTAGAAGATAATAAAATACTGTATTAAATGTGCACACAGAAAGCAAGCAACAATAGGTGATCATcagcatttatttataaaattgcATTTTCATCCACAACACGGTCAGCTAAAGATAGGCAAGTTTTTCTCCGAACAAAAACCGAAAATTTCTGTGCTGGTACTTAATATGGCAGATCAGTCCAGGCCATATTACCTTAATAGACATAATTTCTGCATTGCTCTCTAAATAATTCATAAACTAAATGTTTTCCCATTGCAAGCTATATGATACCTTTTTATATGAATGTATAAATTAACACAGAACCAAAAGAGAAAATAAACATTGTGGCCCAAGGTGATTATAATGCAGTTTAAATGTAAAAGTGCTATTTTTCAGATGTTTCAGCACAACATACATCAGCTTCAAACACTGAACAGGCTTGAAATGCAAGTAGCAGCTATATTTCAGTTTTCTAAtgtcagaggtggacatttcaggtccagaaaataaaaatccaaaccaggattttgtgtcaaccaaccagttgagcgtaAACAGTCAGAGTCATATTGTACTcgattggttggttgaaacaaaatcctggtttggatttttactttctggacctgaaatgtccacttcTGCCTAATGTAAGTAATAATAAAATTCACCATCATACACTCACATGCATCTCCCAGTGGTTCTGACTGGGTCTCCTTGCTGACCCGGTTACTGCCTGTGCAGATGATGTTTCCATTATAAACAGTGACAGTGATGTTCATATCTAGCCAGGACTGGGGCTCTGTCTGTGAGCACTGGGTTTGGTCACAGGTGTAATAGACCCAGCTGTCCCTCACAGAGCAGTTCACTGACACATTGCAGAATCCTTCAGCAGAACTTAATGAAAGTGACATCATCTGAATAACTGGTTTGGAAACAGCATCTGGAAATCAGAACCAATGCATGTTTCACTGTACAGGTTATGATCAGTTTCACAGCACAGCagagacactaataaacagACTCAAATTCCCTGCTTACCTTGGACATGCAAACGGTACTTGGCTTTTTCAGATATAACCCCATCTGTTTCAGTTATTACAGCAGTATAGGTGCCCTGGTCTGTCTCGTCTAGGTTCTTAATGAGCAGAGAGAGGTCTCTGCTGTCAAGCTGCATCTTCTCTTTATAACCTGGGTAGTAATGTGTCTGATTTATTTCCACTGTGTGTTCCAGTATTTCTGTAGAGTTGAGTTTCCATGTGATTCTTCTGATCCATAGATGTTGAAGACTCTCCACTGTGAGATGAACAGACGCTCCCTTTAACCCATAAACAGGAGACTCTGCAGGGCTGGAGTCTGGGGAGAGATggagtatattttaatatattttacccCCAGTTGATTAACCAATTACAGAATGTACTGAATGCAATAACGGGAATTTCAAATATCTAACACATATTCAGAAAGAAAGAAATACCCACTGACATGAAACTCTGCAGGGCTGGAGTCTGGAGATGGATTGAATATAATTAAGAGCCAAATTTATTTACTGCATCATAACACTAAATATGTTATTTTTTCCCTGAGAGTAATATCTTTGTGTTAAAAACATCCATAAGGAATCTCATGTGTtttcaatataattttattttattttattgggaGCACTGTACAATACGGCTCCTTAATAACTtcaagaacaaatcatgaagaAATGTAGTAGCTACTTGAGTTAAAAGATGCGTTGCGTTTtgctaatgatgaacaaacatgatatCAGTATATTActttttgtgttattcattatttgttctttcagtagttcacaaaggttcatAGAGTTAACAGACATCGTAacaatatagtaactgcttgaaatAAGTGATTTATCACAATACATTACTAGGTGGCAGTGGGTGGCGCAGTGGGCTAAGGCTCTGTGCCAATGATGAGAGGATTGCTAGTTTGAGCCCCTGCATCAGCAGACCAGTCAGATGTCTATGTACAgttgagcaaggcccctaacccccagctccaggggtgtgGTGTTTTGGCTGACTCTGtactgtgtcccccccccaacaaaaaaacaaaaaagctaTGGTAAGCAACACGGAGTGGGTGAGGAGAGGAATTCCAGtaaacttgtgcaaatggcaaataacggATTTATCTTTAATGATGAACAACGATTCACCAAACATGGATGTGTTTGGTCTGTGGGCAGAAATCAAAGTAAGTGGGAGAACAAGCAAGCATCCTGTCTGCCTTTATATCAGGTTAATGCATCCATTCAGAAGACGTCATTTTACCCAGACTGGGAGTAAATATTCGTTTCCCTTTGTGCTTCATCTTGACTAATTTCATTTAGTTACTGTATGCAATAAAATCCCATTATATGTCTTCAAGGGATCTGGCAAAGGTcatatccaaagtccgttatatccagagttgctctTTGCCCAgaacaactacaggacaccatttactcatgccacaccccagcagacacacttgtggtatataGATTATTATACTGTACATGCAGTAATCCAACTTCACTTGATCAGATgcaataatcccgactacgtatctgcgctGTTTATCACTGGCACGCCatgcgccttgtaggcggagcctgcgtgTCCATTATAATGAACAAAACTACAACCAAAaacggccctggggaccaaattccgttatatgtgaGTCCGCTATAAGAGGATTTTACTGTACTTGTTAATTAACCATTTCCTGTAGGCTCATTTTTatgtaggggggggggtaattagcACCGCAGGCTCACACTCCTTGGCCCAGGGTTTGAGGCTCTGCCATGGCTCCCTGTGTGTGGTTTGCTGCTCTCGTTGAGTCATTATGGGGTTTCCTGTGGATATTCCACACAGTCCAAAACTATGCTGAGAAGCCCCACTACCCTGAATAGCATGGGCGgttacaggaaatggatggatgggtgggtggtccttattattttaataatgagATCTGCTGCTGAATCAATCTATAAATAAATCATTGTGAATTACTGAGAgaataaataatgaataacacacaaaaaaatcatcattaatgaatcattacAGATCATTTatttcaagcagttactatgttactatatatattaattttataaACCTTTATGAActatgaaggaacaagtaaagtAATATGCTGAATTCATatctgttcatcattaatgaattataACACATCTTTTACCTCAAGTAGCTACTATAATTGTACATGATTTGTACTAGAGTAGTAAATGAGTTACCGCTAAGTTAGTAACGAAGTGGATTGTAAAACGCTACCATTGTATTTAATAAGAACCTCAGCAGCGTTAACAGTCATACATGTTAACAGCAAAGCCGTGGTTGTACAGTGACCACCAGCAAATTATGAAGTATAGAAATGTTTTTGCGCCCATGATATCCTCTGACCCTAGAACTGcccctgttccacagccctACTGTTTTAATGATTGTTATATTCATAGCAATTCTCATATCTAATAATCCAGATCAAAGCACTCAAAAATGACAGGAAATTAAATTAGAGACTGTTGTCATTCACATTACCTGTCTTCACAAAGAGAGTAATCCAGCACATCAGCAGGACGCCTGACATTTTAGAAGCGGCCATTATAAAAGCAGAGGTACACAGCGGACTTCCTGAAGCATGTAGCGTTTTAATGGTACTTACAGCAGGAGGAACCAGCAGATAGGAAGTAACAGTTATTCTGTCCTTCCACAAGCTAGTTTGAATAGATCTTATCAAAATGTATTGCAGCTCTTATAGACAAACATTGGGGGCTGAATTATGTaaagtatataaataaattaaatataactTTATAATTTTTGGAGGGAAAGCCAGGTTGTGATTTACTTTATATTCTCACTGCTCCTGTCCATATCACTCtgtgttattaaaaataatatagtGGGCAGATACCAAACTACCTGTGTTGATACTTGTACAGTAGGGGGCAATTTTAGTGGTAAAACTACTTATATTAAATTGTCATACAGAAACGGTCACCAGGAAATACAGAAATTTCAAATGTTGCTTTAGGTTTTAAAgcaaattttaagaaaaaaggaaagaaaagaaagGTTGTCATTCCTGAGGTGAAAGCGTTTCATTTGTTATTTTGTCCCCTGGTTTCAGTaacaaaaccaaaacaaaaatgGTGGCAATCTGTCACAttggcagtagatggcagtagACTCAGGGACAACTGAATTTAATACCCAGTTGTTTTTGTTGTGTTATATTTTTGATGAAATATTACACTTCGGGGTGACATACACCTTATACCCCCATAGGGAGGGTACAGCACAGCTCAGAGGATATTGGGAGGTACCTGACTAGTCAGCCAATTCCCACTGAAAAGATCCTATTGCTTAAAATCCCATTCTCTACTAAGGACTTGCAGCTGATGATATGTGGTACCTAGCAGGCCCCCTTTCAAAGCCAGCCCAAACGCACTGCTGTATTAGGAGATCTCTTGGGAATCAAAATCGTCTCATTGGCCACTAAATCAACACAGATCTTGAATAGCGTCTTAAACGTGCCTTCCAAAAGCACCAAAATGCCAAACGTGAATTAATTTACATTGTTTTGGTACATGGTCATCCATTGGATTAGCTTCTCTACTAGTCTGGTGttgcagaatcaggaagatgtccgTGAGCGTGGCATAGGTTTGTGAGATGTCTGGCACATTATCACATCAAATTTACTTTTATGTGGTTTTTATACATCAGGTCCCTGATCTCAGAAACTGTAGCTTAATGTGATAAGTACTGATCACAGATGCCATCTGACCAgcttgtatgtgtgtgcatgttgaatgtgagtgtgtgactgtgtgtgcactgcagtggacaggcatcccatgcagggtgtccccccaggctgtgctgcctggcatGGGCTCCAGGCTGCTGTGTGATCCTGACCAGGTGAAATAGTAAGGAAATAGATGGACGAATAAAAAACCTTTTTCTAGTAATCCGAATACTTGCAGGACACTTTAGATGCCACAAGTATGTGTCACACACAATCTCTGAATgtagcatatatatataaatggagGAGGGGCAAAATTATAAGAAAGGCAGCTACTGCAAGATGGTGGAACCTCCATGGATCGGACTTGTTTCTCAAGCACGTCCTACAGATACTCGATCAAGTTCTGGGGAATTTGGAAGCCAAGTCAATGGCACCCAAAAGGCACCGATCAGAGATACATTTCTCTCCATTACAAGGTTACACCCTACATGGCACTAAAGCATTTTCGCCTCATTTTAGCAGCGTTCTTCTTGGACCCTGGAGGCAGCACCCAGAGCACGGCAGTGGATGCAAAGTAATGGATCATGGAGGTTACAGTGGTTATGGTGTCACAAAGAAACATTGTGTGCAGCTACATCTGAATgttcacatttatatatatatataacctcaCACATTTGTTGTAAATGGTACCATCATTCTGCAGTTGAAGCAGAAAACCACAGGAAGTGACACCACATATGCGGATCAAACAAAGAATCTGCTCAGGGGTCATGTGCAGGCACCATGCCTTTTGCTGAGCCCACGGGGGTCTACGTGATCGCAAAAAGGTTCTGCAAGGGGGCTGAGGTGAAACATGGTGCTGAGACTGTGGCTCTGCTAAAACTTACGGGCAAACCACACGCCCACACAGAAACACCTCTCACACTCATACTTCCTGTGTAAAACTTTAAAGTCAGACGCTGCAACAGGCACGGTCTCATTTACAGTCactattaaattaaaaatgtgtTAAGCTGGTCAATGGGGCAACTTCTTTTAGCCTTCAGCTTATTTGGACGGGTCACCTTGTTTCACTGCAGCGTTCGGCTTTCAAAATATAGACGTCATTTTTGAAAGTAAATCAATAATGGTTGTGGGGAAATTCACTGCCGAAAACTATAGAACATGAGTATGGCATGAACCTGAAGCGTAAAACACATTAAGAGAACAGCAAAAATGGAGACGCAAAAAGCACAAGAAAGCACAAAAAATAGAAAATACTTAaatatttttccctttttttgtgcTTAATGTGCTTTATACTTCAGGGGCACCGTAGTGCAGCTGTGACTTCCTGTTCTGATAGTGTCATTTTTTAAGAAATTCTGTTTAGTCACCTTCTATTTACAGAtacacactatattgccaaaggtattgggacacccctccctccaaatcattgaattcaagggtcccaatatttttggcaatatagtgtattatcTCTGCATGCTGCTCAGCTTCCTTCAGCCTGTTTACTTCCTCACTTGTCTCCACCTTGTGCCCCCGTTGTTTAACTTATCAGGTTTCTTTGTCGCAAGTGTATTAAGGGGCAATACTTAAAAAGAAATCTATGAGCTTTCGACCATTAGACCAAGGAAGTGGATTTTCTTGGGCTGATTATTAGAAGCCATACGTTACCAAGCAGAGATGGAGTTGAGTGTAGGAATCTGTGTAAAGTGTCGTGCAAAAATGCTCAGGATAAGGACTCTCCTGTTCACGATTGTATGTGTTCTGGATGACCTCCACATTGTGCACAGATCAGCTACATTATAAACCATATTAACAGCTTCCGCTTCTTGATCATATATTACGGTAGTGGCTTGTGGACGTTTTTTCTTCTGAGTTCTTATTATATTCAGATCAGGCTGGAAATGAAAGTCACCTGCTGGCTTCAGGCAGAATAATTTAGACAAAGGGTGAGAATAGAAAACTGAACACTACCCTACCGGTTTGtgaaaaacattaaataaaaatcTATGTCAGACTACATTTTATTTTACCAAACTAGCCCGATTCTTTGGTAGCAATAATTCTTCCGTTCCCTGTATGTACTCAGAATAGGGCTAAGTCTACATTATTACTGTAGGTTATTACTGTTTTGTAGAATGCCATCCCCCTTTTGTATTTTGAGTTTATCTACAAACAGAGCTGATGTCATAATAAAGCAATGTCAGTTTGAAGTGCTACATACATGTATGTATTTGGATATTTACTGGTAGTTTTTACTTAGAGGTTTTACTTGGTGAAAAGATGCATGTATAGAGAATTGAAGGATTGATTTGAGGATTTAATTTGGCATTTCATGGTGTGAGTGAGTAGATGGACTGAATGACACAAGTGTCTGACTCCTATGATTTATTAGCCTAAGGAAACACGTGAGTAGGGGGGCTCCTGCCTTGACTTTTCCCCTCCCCCTAATCATCCACGGGCCCCCATGTTTGACAGCGGTGTCATTTAGATAAGGACCCCACCCTGACAGGATTACAGACTGCAGCTCTGTGACAGCCATCGCCTGCATCAAACAGTTAAATAAGTTCATATATCACCTATGTAACCACTTTTATTCCTTGTCTCACTTCCTCATGTTTTTCTGCACACTTTGACTTTCCATATTATCTCCAGGAGGTGAGGTGTTTGGGACAACTATAGAAACAGGAAACACAAATGCTGACGTATCTTTCACTATGAATAAAACAATCACATGGACATAAACTACAGATGGCATAATTCTATTGTTATTTGTATAAAAAGCTTCccagttttcatttttatgatGTTATGGGTTGCTAAGTGTGAACTGATTGATAAGAAGAAATAATGTAACAGAAATAACAGTAGATTATTGTCCCAGTGGCACAATGGCTCAGTAGGacaggcctctgtgcctgtgataggAAGGTCACCCACTCAAATCTTGTCTTTGGCCaaatagtcacatgtccattgaatccttgagcaaggcccttagccaccccccccccaaatgctcACTTATCATACACTTACTACCTTGAGTCATTTATAGCCAGATAAATGTCAGAGCCTACAGTCCAACCCCAAGCTTCGCTTCcctgtgtatatgtgtgcatatgtgccAAAGGAGAACAACGTGGGAGATGTGAGGAGAAGCATTCAGGTGTAGCACTGTATCACTTACAGATTTTCTACTGATATTCTGCAGATAGTTTGGACACATTAAACCGCTGTTATAGTTAAAGCAATACACACGTCTAATAATTCATATCAAACAAGTCACAAATTCTAGAAAGTTCACCCAGAAGTTGTCATGCAAATTACCTGTCTTCACAAGGAGAGTAACCCAGCAAATCAGCAGGATGCTTGACATTTTAGAAGCGGCCATTATAAAAGCAGAGGTACACAGCGGACTTCCTGAATCATGTAGCGTTTTAATGGTACTTACAGCAGGAGGAACCAGCAGATAGGAAGTAACAGTTATTCTGTCCTTCCACAAGCTAGTTTGAATAGATCTTATCAAAATGTATTGCAGCTCTTATAGACAAACATTGGGGGCTGAATTATGTaaagtatataaataaattaaatataactTTATAATTTTTGGAGgcttccaatgggctcaccacccatgggaggggccataggggtcgggtgcaacgTGAGTTGGgcagcggccaaaggcggggaccttggcggtccgatcctcggctgcagaaggtagctctagggacatagaacgtcacctctctgatggggaaggagcctgagctggtgcgtgaagttccggctagatatagtcggactcacctcgacgcacagcttgggctctgggaccagtctccttgaggggggttggacccttttccactctggagttgcccgcggggagaggcgccgagcgggcgtgggcatacttattgcccccaggctgggtgcctgtacattgaggtttaccgcagtagacgagagggtagcctcccttcgcctttgggtggggggacgggtcctgactgttgtttgcgcttatgtgccaaacggcagttcagaatacccaccctttttggagtctttggaaggggtgttggagagcgctcctcctggggactctcttgttctgctgggggacttcattgctcacgtgggcaacgacagtgagacctggaggggcgtgattgggaggaatggcccccccgatctgaacccgagcggtgttttgttgttggacttctgtgctcgtcacggattgtccataatgaacaccatgttcaggcataagggtgtccatatgtgcacttggcaccaggacaccctaggccgcagttcgatgatcgactttgtagtcgtgtcgtcggacttgcggccgcatgtcttggacactcgggtgaagagaggggcggagctgtcaactgatcactacctggtggtgggttggctccgctggtgggggaggaagccggccaggcctggcaggcccaagcgtatagtgagggtctgctgggaacgtctggcggaaccccctgtcaggaggagtttcaactcctacctccggcagaacttctcccatatcccgggggaggcagaggacattgagtccgaatgggccatgttccgtgcctccattgtggaggcggctgaccggagctgtggccgtaatgtggtcggtgcctgtcgcggcggcaatccccgaacccgctggtggacagcggtggtaagggatgccgtcaagctgaagaaggagtcctatcgggcctttttggcctgtgggactccagatgcagctgacagctaccggcaggccaagcgggatgcggcttggcggttgataagataagataagataagataagaaaaactttatttatcccgagggaaattcttttgttctttacatgctcagtgcaacaataggaataaaggtaaggtaaagaaaataatagtgcaaaatAACTATGAGTGATACTTGTATCATAACTGtataaatactcatactctgtaaaaagttaaaaaaagaaaaaactataactaagctataacaaacataataaaataacagattattattagtgcatgtgtaatgaaaagtgactaagtgtttgtgccttgaataattgcGATAGCAGCATGTGACAATGGATAAAACAAACATTCGATAACAAACAGATGAGTAATATTGCACGATCCAAATGCGTCTTAATGACAAATTCTGAAAAGGTCATCTACAGAATGAGGAAGAGTTATACAGTCTTATTGCCACAGgtaagaagaaaagaaaagagttttgctgaggcaaaaactcgggtgtgggaggagtttggcgaggccatggagaacgacttccggacggcttcgaggagattctggtccaccatccggcggctccgggcgggaaagcggtacagcatcaacactatttatggtggggatggtgcgctgctgacctcaactcgggacgtcttgggtcggtggaaggaatacttcgaagacctcctcaatcccaccgacacgccttccgatatggaagcagagtgtggggacttggggatggactcgcctatttctggggcggaggtcactgaggtggtcaaaaagctccttggtggccgggcgccgggggtggatgagattcgcccggagttcctcaaggctctggatgctgtgggtctgtcctggctgacacgcatctgcagcatcgcgtggacatcgggggcagtgcctctggactggcagaccggggtggtggtccccctctttaagaagggggaccggagggtgtgctccaactatagggggatcacactcctcagcttccctggtaaggtctattcgggggtcctggagaggagggtccgccgtaTTGTGGAACCTCGTatccaggaggagcagtgtggttttcgccctggccgtggaacagtggaccagctctatactctcagcagggttttggagggttcatgggagtttgcccaaccagtctacatgtgttttgtggacttggagagggcattcgactgtgtccctcggggagtcctgtggggggtgctccaggagtatggggttccgggcccccttttaagggcggttcgctccctgtatgaccggtgccagagcctggtccgcatgggcggcaataagtcggactcgtttccggtgagggttggactccgtcagggttgccctttgtcaccgattctgttcatagctttaatggacagaatttctaggcgcagccagggcattgagggtgtccggtttggtgacctcaggattaggtctctgctttttgtggatgatgtggttctgttggcctcatcggaccgtgaccttcagctcttactggggcag
The sequence above is a segment of the Brienomyrus brachyistius isolate T26 chromosome 12, BBRACH_0.4, whole genome shotgun sequence genome. Coding sequences within it:
- the LOC125704856 gene encoding T-lymphocyte surface antigen Ly-9-like isoform X2, whose translation is MAASKMSGVLLMCWITLFVKTDSSPAESPVYGLKGASVHLTVESLQHLWIRRITWKLNSTEILEHTVEINQTHYYPGYKEKMQLDSRDLSLLIKNLDETDQGTYTAVITETDGVISEKAKYRLHVQDAVSKPVIQMMSLSLSSAEGFCNVSVNCSVRDSWVYYTCDQTQCSQTEPQSWLDMNITVTVYNGNIICTGSNRVSKETQSEPLGDACGQNSALLPPSGLSPCLLKMLVFSVGLVIMVSAVITVHLKHRFCREGKEKTLEKMQL
- the LOC125704856 gene encoding T-lymphocyte surface antigen Ly-9-like isoform X1, producing the protein MAASKMSGVLLMCWITLFVKTDSSPAESPVYGLKGASVHLTVESLQHLWIRRITWKLNSTEILEHTVEINQTHYYPGYKEKMQLDSRDLSLLIKNLDETDQGTYTAVITETDGVISEKAKYRLHVQDAVSKPVIQMMSLSLSSAEGFCNVSVNCSVRDSWVYYTCDQTQCSQTEPQSWLDMNITVTVYNGNIICTGSNRVSKETQSEPLGDACGQNSALLPPSGLSPCLLKMLVFSVGLVIMVSAVITVHLKHRFCRREGKEKTLEKMQL